A genomic window from Cupriavidus basilensis includes:
- the ilvC gene encoding ketol-acid reductoisomerase produces MKVFYDKDADLSLIKGKNVTIIGYGSQGHAHAQNLNDSGVKVTVGLRKSGASWNKAVNAGLQVKEVADAVKDADVVMILLPDEQIADVYKNEVHDNIKQGAALAFAHGFNVHYGAVIPRADLDVIMIAPKAPGHTVRSTYAQGGGVPHLIAVHQDKSGAARDIALSYATANGGGRAGIIETNFREETETDLFGEQAVLCGGTVELIKAGFETLVEAGYAPEMAYFECLHELKLIVDLIYEGGIANMNYSISNNAEYGEYVTGPRVVTEETKKAMKQCLTDIQTGEYAKSFLLENKAGAPTLISRRRLTAEHQIEEVGAKLRAMMPWIAKNKLVDQSKN; encoded by the coding sequence ATGAAAGTGTTTTACGACAAGGACGCCGACCTCTCCCTGATCAAGGGCAAGAACGTCACCATCATCGGCTACGGCTCGCAAGGCCACGCCCACGCGCAGAACCTGAACGACTCCGGCGTCAAGGTCACCGTTGGCCTGCGCAAGAGCGGCGCATCGTGGAACAAGGCCGTTAACGCTGGCCTGCAGGTCAAGGAAGTGGCTGACGCCGTCAAGGACGCCGACGTGGTCATGATCCTGCTGCCGGACGAGCAGATCGCCGACGTGTACAAGAACGAAGTGCACGACAACATCAAGCAAGGCGCCGCACTGGCCTTCGCCCACGGCTTCAACGTGCACTACGGTGCCGTGATCCCGCGCGCCGACCTCGACGTCATCATGATCGCCCCGAAGGCGCCGGGCCACACCGTGCGCTCGACCTACGCCCAAGGCGGCGGCGTGCCCCACCTGATCGCCGTGCACCAGGACAAGTCCGGCGCCGCCCGTGACATCGCCCTGTCGTACGCTACCGCCAACGGCGGCGGCCGCGCCGGCATCATCGAAACCAACTTCCGCGAAGAAACCGAAACCGACCTGTTCGGCGAGCAAGCCGTGCTGTGCGGCGGTACCGTCGAGCTGATCAAGGCTGGCTTCGAGACGCTGGTGGAAGCTGGCTACGCGCCGGAAATGGCTTACTTCGAATGCCTGCACGAACTCAAGCTGATCGTCGACCTGATCTATGAAGGCGGCATCGCCAACATGAACTACTCGATCTCCAACAACGCCGAATACGGCGAATACGTCACCGGCCCGCGCGTCGTGACCGAGGAGACCAAGAAGGCCATGAAGCAATGCCTGACCGACATCCAGACTGGCGAGTACGCCAAGAGCTTCCTGCTCGAGAACAAGGCCGGCGCCCCGACCCTGATCTCGCGCCGCCGCCTGACCGCTGAGCACCAGATCGAAGAAGTGGGTGCCAAGCTGCGCGCGATGATGCCCTGGATCGCAAAGAACAAGCTGGTCGACCAGTCGAAGAACTAA
- a CDS encoding 2-isopropylmalate synthase: MSDKLIIFDTTLRDGEQSPGASMTREEKIRIARQLERLKVDVIEAGFAASSNGDFEAIRSIAQVVKDSTICSLARANDRDIARAAEALKPANSFRIHTFIATSALHMEKKLRMTPDQVFEQAIQAVRFARQFTDDIEFSPEDGSRSDMDFLCRVLEGVIKEGATTINLPDTVGYAVPEGYAGLIRSVRERIPNSDKAIWSVHCHNDLGMAVANSLAAVKLGGARQVECTINGLGERAGNTSLEEVVMAVKTRRDYFDMDVGVDTTQIVPASKLVSQITGFVVQPNKAVVGANAFAHASGIHQDGVLKARDTYEIMRAEDVGWSANKIVLGKLSGRNAFKQRLQELGIELESEGEVNAAFTRFKELADQKSEIFDEDIMAIVSDEAHDVNEHFRFISLSQHSETGERPHARVVFNMDGNEVTGEGEGNGPVDATLHAIEGKVASGAELVLYSVNAITAGTQAQGEVTVRLSKGGRIVNGVGTDPDIVAASAKAYLAALNKLHDKAVQKINPQI, encoded by the coding sequence ATGTCCGACAAACTCATTATTTTCGACACCACCTTGCGCGACGGCGAACAGTCGCCCGGCGCCTCCATGACCCGCGAGGAAAAGATCCGCATCGCGCGCCAGCTGGAGCGCCTGAAAGTCGACGTGATCGAAGCGGGCTTTGCCGCTAGCTCCAACGGCGACTTCGAGGCGATCCGCTCCATCGCCCAGGTCGTCAAGGATTCGACCATTTGCTCGCTGGCCCGCGCCAACGACCGTGATATCGCACGCGCCGCCGAGGCGCTCAAGCCGGCCAACTCCTTCCGCATCCATACCTTCATCGCCACCTCGGCGCTGCATATGGAAAAGAAGCTGCGCATGACGCCGGACCAGGTTTTCGAGCAAGCCATCCAGGCGGTGCGCTTTGCGCGCCAGTTCACCGACGATATCGAATTCTCGCCTGAAGACGGTAGCCGTTCAGACATGGATTTCCTGTGCCGCGTGCTTGAAGGCGTGATCAAGGAAGGCGCTACCACCATCAACCTGCCGGATACGGTGGGCTACGCCGTGCCGGAAGGCTACGCAGGCCTGATCCGCTCGGTGCGCGAGCGCATCCCCAATTCCGACAAGGCCATCTGGTCCGTGCATTGCCACAATGACCTCGGCATGGCCGTGGCCAATTCGCTGGCGGCGGTCAAGCTCGGCGGTGCGCGCCAGGTCGAGTGCACCATCAACGGCCTCGGTGAGCGTGCCGGCAATACCAGCCTGGAAGAAGTCGTGATGGCGGTCAAGACGCGCCGCGACTACTTCGACATGGATGTCGGCGTGGATACCACGCAGATCGTGCCAGCCTCCAAGCTGGTGTCGCAGATCACCGGCTTCGTGGTGCAGCCCAACAAGGCCGTGGTGGGCGCCAACGCTTTCGCGCATGCTTCGGGCATCCACCAGGATGGCGTGCTGAAGGCGCGCGATACCTACGAGATCATGCGCGCGGAAGACGTGGGCTGGAGCGCCAACAAGATCGTGCTGGGCAAGCTCTCGGGCCGCAATGCGTTCAAGCAACGCCTGCAGGAACTCGGCATCGAGCTGGAGAGCGAGGGCGAGGTCAATGCCGCGTTCACCCGCTTCAAGGAACTGGCCGACCAGAAGTCCGAGATCTTCGACGAAGACATCATGGCCATCGTTTCCGACGAGGCGCACGACGTCAATGAGCACTTCCGCTTTATCTCGCTGTCGCAGCACTCCGAGACCGGCGAGCGCCCGCATGCGCGCGTGGTGTTCAACATGGACGGCAATGAGGTGACGGGCGAAGGCGAGGGCAATGGCCCGGTCGATGCCACGCTGCACGCCATCGAAGGCAAGGTCGCCAGCGGCGCGGAGCTGGTGCTGTATTCGGTCAATGCCATCACCGCCGGCACGCAGGCCCAGGGCGAAGTGACTGTTCGCTTGTCCAAGGGCGGGCGCATCGTCAACGGCGTGGGCACCGATCCCGATATCGTGGCCGCCTCGGCCAAGGCCTACCTGGCCGCGCTGAACAAGCTGCACGACAAGGCCGTGCAGAAGATCAACCCGCAGATCTGA
- the ilvN gene encoding acetolactate synthase small subunit — MRHIISVLLENEPGALSRVVGLFSARGYNIETLTVAPTEDASLSRMTIVTSGSDDIIEQITKHLNRLVEVVKVVDLTEGAHIERELMLVKVRAVGKEREEMKRTADIFRGRIIDVTEKTYTIELTGNGGKLDAFLDAIDRAAILETVRTGGSGIGRGERILKV, encoded by the coding sequence ATGCGACATATCATTTCGGTCCTGCTGGAAAATGAACCGGGCGCGCTGTCGCGCGTGGTGGGCCTGTTCTCGGCGCGCGGCTACAACATCGAGACGCTGACGGTGGCCCCCACCGAAGACGCCTCGCTGTCGCGCATGACGATCGTCACCAGCGGTTCGGATGACATCATCGAGCAGATCACCAAGCACCTGAACCGCCTGGTGGAAGTGGTCAAGGTGGTGGACCTGACCGAGGGCGCGCACATCGAGCGCGAGCTGATGCTCGTGAAGGTGCGCGCGGTCGGCAAGGAGCGCGAGGAAATGAAGCGCACCGCCGACATCTTCCGCGGCCGCATCATCGACGTCACCGAGAAGACCTACACCATCGAGCTGACCGGCAACGGCGGCAAGCTGGATGCCTTCCTGGACGCCATCGACCGCGCCGCCATCCTCGAGACCGTCCGTACCGGCGGCTCGGGCATTGGCCGCGGCGAGCGCATCCTGAAGGTCTGA
- the pssA gene encoding CDP-diacylglycerol--serine O-phosphatidyltransferase, translating to MGAFNRRNKRVTNGNVTNLRPFRHNQLRGNESGNFDDEAGDDHDIEYVRPRRRGIYLLPNAFTTAALFAGFFAIVQAMNMRFDSAAIAIFAAMVLDGMDGRVARITNTQSAFGEQYDSLSDMTSFGVAPALVMYEWILHDLGKWGWIAAFVYCTCAALRLARFNANIGVVDKRFFQGLPSPAAAALVAGFVWLVIDNKLPVKDLWMPWVAFGITLYAGLSMVSNAPFYSGKALDVRYRVPFGMMVLVLVLFVVVSTDPPVALFGLFVAYAISGYLLWGWHALHGKPAEIRKVRDGGNDRS from the coding sequence ATGGGTGCTTTCAACCGACGCAATAAGCGCGTTACCAATGGCAACGTGACCAACTTGCGTCCTTTTCGCCACAACCAGTTGCGTGGCAACGAGTCCGGCAATTTCGACGACGAAGCCGGGGACGATCACGACATCGAGTACGTGCGCCCGCGCCGTCGCGGCATTTACCTGCTGCCCAACGCGTTCACCACCGCGGCGCTGTTCGCCGGCTTCTTTGCCATCGTGCAGGCCATGAACATGCGCTTTGACAGCGCGGCCATCGCCATCTTCGCCGCGATGGTGCTGGACGGCATGGATGGCCGCGTCGCGCGCATCACCAACACGCAGAGTGCGTTTGGTGAGCAATACGATTCGTTGTCGGACATGACCTCGTTCGGTGTGGCGCCGGCACTGGTGATGTATGAGTGGATCCTGCACGACCTGGGCAAGTGGGGCTGGATTGCCGCCTTTGTGTATTGCACCTGCGCCGCGCTGCGCCTGGCACGCTTCAACGCCAATATCGGCGTGGTCGACAAGCGCTTCTTCCAGGGGCTGCCCAGCCCGGCGGCGGCAGCGCTGGTGGCCGGCTTTGTCTGGCTGGTGATCGACAACAAGCTGCCGGTCAAGGATCTGTGGATGCCGTGGGTGGCGTTCGGCATCACGCTGTATGCCGGGCTGTCGATGGTCTCCAACGCGCCGTTCTATAGCGGCAAGGCGCTCGATGTGCGCTATCGCGTGCCCTTCGGCATGATGGTGCTGGTGCTGGTCTTGTTCGTGGTGGTTTCGACGGATCCGCCGGTGGCGTTGTTCGGCCTGTTTGTCGCCTACGCCATCTCTGGCTACCTGCTGTGGGGCTGGCATGCGCTGCACGGCAAGCCGGCCGAAATCCGCAAGGTGCGGGACGGCGGGAACGATCGTTCCTGA
- the rpsO gene encoding 30S ribosomal protein S15, giving the protein MAEAQISSKTEVIKQFARAANDTGSPEVQVALLTTRINELTPHFKANMKDHHSRRGLLRMVSRRRRLLDYLKANDADRYRSLIEKLGLRK; this is encoded by the coding sequence ATGGCAGAAGCCCAAATCAGCAGCAAAACCGAAGTCATCAAGCAGTTCGCACGTGCCGCCAACGACACGGGTAGCCCCGAAGTCCAGGTCGCTTTGCTGACCACCCGCATCAACGAACTGACCCCCCACTTCAAGGCCAACATGAAGGATCACCACAGCCGCCGCGGTCTGCTGCGCATGGTGAGCCGTCGTCGTCGCCTGCTGGACTACCTCAAGGCCAACGATGCTGACCGTTATCGTTCGCTGATCGAGAAGCTCGGCCTGCGTAAGTAA
- the pnp gene encoding polyribonucleotide nucleotidyltransferase gives MTMFNKIVKEFQWGQHKVRLETGEVARQAGGAVIVDIEDTVVLATVVAAKSPKAGQDFFPLTVDYIEKTYAAGKIPGGFFKREGRPSENETLTSRLIDRPLRPLFPEGFYNEVQVVIHVLSLNPEVPADIPALIGASAALAVSGIPFSGPVGAARVGYKDGQYLLNPTRSQIAASELDLVVAGTERAVLMVESEARQLSEEVMLGAVVYGHEQMQTAINAIHDLVRDGGKPEWDWTAAPKNEALIAKVGEIALPLLQDVYQLRQKSARSQKLKEVYATVAAKLAEAGVEADKVEVGNVLFDIEAKIVRSQVLSGEPRIDGRDTRTVRPIEIRSSVLPRAHGSAIFTRGETQALVVATLGTKGDEQIIDALAGEYRDRFMLHYNMPPFATGETGRVGSPKRREIGHGRLAKRALIPVLPKDDEFAYTIRLVSEITESNGSSSMASVCGGCLALMDAGVPIKAHVAGVAMGLILEGNKFAVLTDILGDEDHLGDMDFKVAGTDTGITALQMDIKVQGITKEIMQVALAQAKEGRLHILGKMQDAMGHARTELSEHAPRMITMKIHPDKIREVIGKGGSTIQALTKETGTTIDIQEDGTITIASTSTEGMAEAKRRIEGITAEAEVGKIYAGTVLKLLDFGAIVNILPGKDGLLHISEIVNERVKDIKDWLKEGQHVRVKLIQADEKGRLRLSLKAALAEEGGSISPIANTSEAPAAPAAPAAPAAPTTPSADQQQQ, from the coding sequence ATGACCATGTTCAACAAGATCGTCAAGGAATTCCAGTGGGGTCAGCACAAGGTGCGCCTGGAAACCGGCGAGGTTGCCCGCCAGGCTGGCGGTGCCGTGATCGTCGACATTGAAGACACCGTGGTGCTCGCCACCGTTGTCGCTGCCAAGTCGCCCAAGGCTGGCCAGGATTTCTTCCCGCTGACCGTCGACTACATCGAAAAGACCTACGCTGCCGGCAAGATCCCCGGTGGCTTCTTCAAGCGTGAAGGCCGTCCGTCGGAAAACGAGACGCTGACCTCGCGCCTGATCGACCGCCCGCTGCGCCCGCTGTTCCCGGAAGGCTTCTACAACGAAGTGCAGGTGGTCATCCACGTGCTGTCGCTGAACCCGGAAGTCCCGGCTGACATCCCCGCCCTGATCGGCGCCTCGGCTGCCCTGGCAGTGTCGGGCATTCCGTTCAGCGGCCCGGTCGGCGCAGCGCGCGTTGGCTACAAGGACGGCCAGTACCTGCTGAACCCGACCCGTTCGCAGATCGCTGCTTCGGAACTGGACCTGGTGGTTGCCGGTACCGAGCGCGCCGTGCTGATGGTGGAGTCGGAAGCCCGCCAACTGTCGGAAGAGGTGATGCTGGGCGCCGTAGTCTACGGCCATGAGCAAATGCAGACGGCCATCAATGCCATCCATGATCTGGTGCGCGACGGCGGCAAGCCGGAGTGGGACTGGACCGCGGCACCGAAGAACGAAGCGCTGATCGCCAAGGTCGGCGAGATCGCCTTGCCGCTGCTGCAGGACGTGTACCAGCTGCGCCAGAAGTCGGCGCGCAGCCAAAAGCTCAAGGAAGTCTACGCCACCGTGGCGGCCAAGCTGGCCGAAGCCGGCGTGGAAGCCGACAAGGTCGAAGTGGGCAACGTGCTGTTCGACATCGAAGCCAAGATCGTGCGCAGCCAGGTGCTGTCGGGCGAGCCGCGCATCGATGGCCGCGACACCCGCACCGTGCGCCCGATCGAGATCCGCTCGTCGGTGCTGCCGCGCGCTCACGGCTCGGCCATCTTCACCCGTGGCGAAACCCAGGCGCTGGTGGTTGCCACGCTGGGCACCAAGGGCGATGAGCAGATCATCGACGCGCTCGCCGGCGAATACCGCGACCGCTTCATGCTCCACTACAACATGCCTCCGTTCGCCACCGGCGAAACCGGCCGCGTGGGCAGCCCCAAGCGCCGCGAAATCGGCCACGGCCGCCTGGCCAAGCGCGCGCTGATCCCAGTCCTGCCGAAGGATGACGAATTCGCCTACACCATCCGCCTGGTGTCCGAAATCACCGAATCCAACGGCTCGTCGTCGATGGCATCGGTGTGCGGCGGTTGCCTGGCGCTGATGGACGCGGGCGTTCCGATCAAGGCGCATGTGGCCGGCGTGGCCATGGGCCTGATCCTGGAAGGCAACAAGTTCGCCGTGCTGACCGACATCCTGGGCGACGAGGACCACCTCGGCGACATGGACTTCAAGGTCGCGGGTACCGACACCGGCATCACCGCGCTGCAGATGGACATCAAGGTCCAGGGCATCACCAAGGAAATCATGCAGGTCGCGCTGGCGCAAGCCAAGGAAGGCCGCCTGCATATCCTGGGCAAGATGCAGGACGCGATGGGCCATGCGCGCACCGAGCTGTCGGAGCACGCACCGCGCATGATCACCATGAAAATTCATCCGGACAAGATCCGCGAAGTGATCGGCAAGGGCGGCTCGACCATCCAGGCGCTGACCAAGGAAACCGGCACCACCATCGACATCCAGGAAGACGGCACCATCACCATCGCCTCGACCTCGACCGAAGGCATGGCCGAAGCCAAGCGCCGCATCGAAGGCATCACCGCGGAAGCCGAAGTCGGCAAGATCTACGCCGGCACCGTGCTCAAGCTGCTGGACTTTGGCGCCATCGTCAACATCCTGCCGGGCAAGGATGGCCTGCTGCATATCTCCGAGATCGTCAACGAACGCGTCAAGGACATCAAGGACTGGCTCAAGGAAGGCCAGCACGTGCGCGTCAAGCTGATCCAGG
- a CDS encoding phosphatidylserine decarboxylase — protein MNYPHPLIAREGWPFLAGAFVISLLVQVSAGFWWALPLWIITLFVLQFFRDPPRAIPTQPNAVLAPADGRIVVVEKTMDPYAGREALKISVFMNVFNVHSNRVSVDGKVEKVEYFPGKFVNADLDKASLENERNAVVIRRAADGKVVTLVQVAGLVARRILCYTRVGETLSRGQRYGFIRFGSRVDVYLPVDARPRVTIGEKVSASSTILAELD, from the coding sequence ATGAACTATCCTCATCCGCTGATCGCCCGTGAAGGCTGGCCGTTCCTGGCTGGCGCCTTTGTCATCTCGCTGCTGGTGCAGGTCAGCGCCGGCTTCTGGTGGGCCTTGCCGCTGTGGATCATTACACTGTTCGTGCTGCAGTTTTTCCGTGATCCGCCGCGCGCCATTCCCACCCAGCCGAACGCTGTCCTGGCGCCCGCCGATGGCCGCATCGTGGTGGTCGAGAAAACCATGGACCCGTACGCGGGCCGCGAGGCGCTGAAGATCAGCGTCTTCATGAACGTGTTCAACGTACACTCCAACCGGGTGTCCGTGGACGGCAAGGTCGAGAAGGTCGAGTATTTTCCCGGCAAGTTCGTCAACGCCGACCTCGACAAGGCTTCGCTCGAGAACGAGCGCAACGCCGTGGTCATCCGCCGTGCCGCCGACGGCAAGGTGGTGACCCTGGTGCAGGTGGCCGGCCTGGTGGCCCGCCGCATCCTCTGCTACACCCGCGTCGGCGAGACGCTGTCGCGCGGCCAGCGCTATGGCTTCATCCGCTTTGGCTCGCGTGTCGACGTCTACCTGCCGGTGGATGCGCGCCCGCGCGTGACCATCGGCGAGAAGGTGTCGGCCTCGTCGACCATCCTGGCTGAGCTGGATTAA
- a CDS encoding branched-chain amino acid ABC transporter substrate-binding protein → MWAKRWLAGCLLAVAASAGAQEPIRLGMIEGLSGPFANAGDAVVRNLRIAIDRVNARGGVKTAEGARPLELVTFDSKGNVDESLIQLRGLVDKRIPFVLQGNSSAVAGALVSAINRHNSRQPDARVLFLNYSAVDPTLTNEGCSFWHFRFDASADMRMQALTEVIRADAGVRRVYLIDQDYSFGHQVSRSAREMLAAKRPELRIVGDEFHPIGKIKDFAPYIAKIKASGADAVITGNWGNDLTLMIKAAREGGLNAKFYTFYGNGLGAPAAMGDAGVGRVLAVAEWHPNVGGTASDAFYQAFRARYPEPKDDYVHLRMQMMVEMLARAIEQAGSTDAVKVARALEGMRYVNDFHDATIRADDHQVLQPLYVSVMEKQGGDVRFDNEGSGYGFRTVRKLKSAQTMLPTTCKMERF, encoded by the coding sequence ATGTGGGCTAAACGATGGCTGGCGGGCTGTTTGCTGGCGGTGGCGGCGAGCGCTGGTGCGCAGGAGCCGATCCGTCTTGGCATGATCGAAGGTTTGTCTGGCCCCTTTGCCAACGCGGGCGACGCGGTAGTGCGCAACCTGCGGATCGCCATCGACCGCGTCAATGCGCGCGGTGGCGTCAAGACCGCGGAAGGCGCGCGGCCCCTTGAACTGGTTACCTTCGATAGCAAAGGCAATGTCGACGAGAGCCTGATCCAGTTGCGCGGGCTGGTGGACAAGCGAATTCCCTTTGTCCTGCAAGGCAACAGCTCGGCGGTGGCTGGCGCGCTGGTCAGCGCGATCAACCGCCACAACAGCCGGCAGCCCGATGCCCGCGTGCTCTTCCTGAATTACTCGGCGGTCGATCCCACGCTGACCAATGAGGGGTGCAGCTTCTGGCACTTCCGCTTCGATGCCAGCGCCGACATGCGCATGCAGGCTCTGACCGAGGTCATCCGTGCCGATGCCGGTGTGCGGCGCGTCTACCTGATCGACCAGGACTACAGTTTCGGCCATCAGGTGTCGCGTTCGGCACGCGAGATGCTGGCGGCCAAGCGGCCGGAGTTGCGCATCGTGGGCGATGAGTTCCACCCGATCGGCAAGATCAAGGACTTCGCCCCGTATATCGCCAAGATCAAGGCCAGCGGCGCGGATGCGGTGATCACGGGCAACTGGGGCAACGACCTCACCCTGATGATCAAGGCCGCGCGCGAGGGCGGGCTGAACGCCAAGTTCTATACCTTCTACGGCAACGGGCTGGGCGCGCCGGCGGCCATGGGAGACGCCGGGGTAGGGCGCGTGCTTGCGGTGGCGGAGTGGCACCCCAACGTGGGCGGCACGGCCTCGGACGCGTTCTACCAGGCGTTCCGTGCCCGTTACCCTGAACCCAAGGACGACTACGTTCACCTGCGCATGCAGATGATGGTGGAGATGCTCGCCCGGGCCATCGAGCAGGCGGGCTCGACCGACGCCGTCAAGGTGGCGCGTGCGCTGGAGGGCATGCGCTATGTCAACGACTTCCATGATGCGACGATCCGCGCCGACGACCACCAGGTGCTGCAGCCGCTCTACGTGTCGGTGATGGAGAAGCAGGGCGGCGATGTGCGCTTTGACAATGAAGGGTCGGGATATGGCTTTCGCACGGTGAGGAAGCTAAAGTCGGCGCAGACCATGTTGCCCACGACCTGCAAGATGGAACGGTTCTAG
- the lysM gene encoding peptidoglycan-binding protein LysM: MGMLDFIKEAGEKLFGGSAAQAAPAAAPADAPAADADAANRAAGDAIEGYIKQMNLDATGLMVQVDGSQGLVTVFGVAPDQATREKIILCCGNVHGVDKVDDKMSVNVDSTESTWHTVVKGDTLWAISQTAYGNGALYTAIFEANEPMLTNPDKIYPGQKLRIPPKA, encoded by the coding sequence ATGGGCATGCTCGACTTCATCAAGGAAGCAGGAGAGAAACTGTTTGGCGGCAGCGCAGCGCAAGCCGCGCCCGCGGCGGCTCCCGCCGACGCGCCGGCGGCGGATGCCGATGCGGCCAACCGTGCCGCCGGCGATGCCATCGAAGGCTACATCAAGCAGATGAACCTCGACGCCACCGGGCTGATGGTGCAGGTGGACGGCTCGCAGGGGCTGGTGACGGTGTTCGGCGTGGCGCCGGACCAGGCCACCCGCGAGAAGATCATCCTGTGCTGCGGCAATGTGCATGGCGTGGACAAGGTCGACGACAAGATGTCGGTCAATGTCGACTCCACCGAATCGACCTGGCATACCGTGGTCAAGGGCGACACCCTGTGGGCGATCTCCCAGACGGCCTACGGCAACGGCGCGCTGTACACCGCGATTTTCGAGGCCAACGAGCCGATGTTGACGAATCCGGACAAGATCTACCCCGGCCAGAAGCTGCGCATCCCGCCCAAGGCCTGA